A genomic window from Lotus japonicus ecotype B-129 chromosome 1, LjGifu_v1.2 includes:
- the LOC130710018 gene encoding transcription factor DIVARICATA-like, with translation MGTRYSPCFMSNCYVQEECNQEWTEEEEKTFEYALAIFDEGTPLRWENVAAMIPRKTVPDVIMHYKKLEEDTCGIEAGPVPPFLDSSFSSEMAVGGHSDGGRRKRSATESSSEYNKRKKVLHWTEDEHKLFLMGVQECGKGAWRNIARKFVVTRTPTQVASHAQKYYIRQKLSVGGKDDNKRRSSIHDITLDIMKNTTPIEDKSLPLIKESQILHSPLPQQMKETSIQNVQPKYWINCDRNNDQPMVFNPSNYEMSMLSSQIMPSPQLEKTSIENVQPEWNNVGHNNNQLMVFNTNNDYEVGGAEHKKTSIQNNDCDQLMVFNRSNDEMSSQYHGVTGAQDLYEIYFHFTCAKR, from the exons ATGGGAACTCGGTATTCACCTTGTTTCATGTCAAATTGCTATGTTCAAGAGGAGTGCAATCAAGAAtggactgaagaagaagaaaagacgTTTGAATACGCTCTTGCTATATTTGATGAAGGTACACCTCTCCGTTGGGAGAATGTGGCAGCCATGATCCCAAGAAAAACTGTTCCTGATGTGATCATGCACTACAAGAAACTGGAAGAAGATACATGTGGTATAGAAGCTGGTCCAGTTCCACCTTTTCTTGACTCTTCTTTCTCGTCGGAGATGGCGGTTGGTGGCCATAGTGATggaggaaggaggaagaggTCCGCTACTGAATCGAGTTCTGAGTATAATAAGAGAAAGAAGGTGCTTCATTGGACAGAAGATGAACACAA GCTCTTTCTTATGGGAGTTCAAGAGTGTGGCAAAGGGGCTTGGAGGAATATCGCTCGGAAGTTTGTGGTGACAAGGACTCCTACCCAAGTAGCAAGCCATGCTCAAAAGTACTATATCAGACAAAAGCTTTCTGTAGGAGGGAAAGATGACAACAAAAGGAGATCTAGTATCCATGATATCACACTTGATATTATGAAAAATACCACACCAATTGAAGACAAGTCTCTTCCATTAATTAAAGAGTCTCAAATATTGCATTCACCGCTGCCGCAACAGATGAAGGAGACTAGCATCCAAAATGTGCAACCTAAATATTGGATTAATTGTGACCGCAACAATGATCAGCCTATGGTTTTCAATCCAAGCAACTATGAAATGTCCATGTTATCTTCTCAAATAATGCCTTCACCGCAGCTGGAGAAGACTAGCATCGAAAATGTGCAACCTGAATGGAATAATGTTGGTCACAACAATAATCAACTCATGGTTTTCAATACAAACAATGACTATGAAGTTGGAGGGGCGGAACATAAGAAAACTAGCATACAAAACAATGATTGTGATCAGCTCATGGTTTTCAATCGAAGCAACGATGAAATGTCTTCCCAATACCATGGAGTTACAGGCGCACAAGATCTATATGaaatttatttccattttaCTTGTGCCAAGCGATAA
- the LOC130710007 gene encoding transcription factor DIVARICATA-like translates to MGEVEAMEINTPLSNQFVEEEYNQEWTEEEEKTFEYALAIFDEDTPDRRKNVAAVIPRKTVLDVIRHYKKLERDVCGVEAGPVPHFLHSSFSPEMTVGGYSDGGSKKRSATDSSSENNKRKKIVHWTEDEHKLFLMGLQECGKGAWKNIARKFVVTRTPTQVASHAQKYYIRQKLYEGGKDDNKKRSSIHVEDKSLPLIQESQIMPSPAPQQMKETSIQNVQHDQWINCDHNDDQLMGFNPSNDGMPMFFSQVMPSPQLGETSIQNVQPGSIDVGHNNNQLMIFNPSNDYEVGGAQQIQNVQPAGWIS, encoded by the exons atGGGTGAGGTTGAAGCTATGGAAATCAATACTCCATTGTCAAATCAGTTTGTTGAAGAGGAGTACAATCAAGAAtggactgaagaagaagagaagacaTTTGAATATGCTCTAGCTATATTTGATGAAGATACACCCGATCGTAGGAAGAATGTGGCAGCTGTGATCCCAAGAAAAACTGTTCTTGATGTGATCAGGCACTACAAGAAATTGGAAAGAGATGTGTGTGGAGTAGAAGCTGGTCCAGTTCCACATTTTCTTCACTCTTCTTTCTCACCGGAGATGACGGTTGGTGGCTACAGTGATGGAGGAAGCAAGAAGAGGTCCGCTACTGATTCGAGTTCTGAGAAtaataagagaaagaaaatagttCATTGGACAGAAGATGAACACAA GCTCTTTCTTATGGGACTTCAAGAGTGTGGCAAAGGGGCTTGGAAAAATATCGCTCGAAAGTTTGTAGTGACAAGGACTCCTACCCAAGTAGCAAGCCATGCTCAAAAGTACTACATCAGGCAAAAGCTTTATGAAGGAGGGAAAGATGACAACAAAAAGAGATCTAGTATCCATGTTGAAGACAAGTCTCTTCCATTAATCCAAGAGTCTCAAATAATGCCTTCACCGGCACCGCAACAGATGAAGGAGACTAGCATCCAAAATGTGCAACATGATCAATGGATTAATTGTGACCACAACGATGACCAACTCATGGGTTTCAATCCAAGCAACGATGGAATGCCCATGTTTTTTTCTCAAGTAATGCCTTCACCGCAACTGGGGGAGACTAGCATCCAAAATGTGCAACCTGGCTCGATTGATGTTGGTCACAACAATAATCAACTCATGATTTTCAATCCAAGCAATGACTATGAAGTTGGAGGGGCACAACAGATCCAAAATGTGCAACCAGCTGGATGGATTAGTTGA